The genomic window ACGCATGGAATATAATTCCGCAAAAGAACTGCAATTCCAGGTTTTTAACGTAGATGGCGACAAATATGCAAAatttacggactgcagctttaaacataAAAGCAGTTTTTGTCTTAATCAGCTTTTCGACACATAGTCTGGCCctgataataataacatatactTAATGCTTGCTccatttatgcaaattagtttTTTGTGAATGAATGGCTTGCACTACCTTTTGCTTTGGTCTTCGTCAGCACCACAGTCTATGGTCAACACCCGCTTGCACAACCTGCTGGTCAGCTGATATAATGcattcccttgtgaaaaagaagtgcacttaaagggttagttcacccaaaaatgaatattagcttgtgttttactcaccctcgaagcatcctaggtgtatatgactttcttctttcgaacaaatccagtcagagttatattaaaaattgtcctggctattcctagcactatcattgcagtcagtgggtgttATAGTTGAAGAGTTCACAAGTTGTCAAATAAAGCGATAGCATTCATAATAAAACgtgcctcacacggctccggggggagAATAAAGGACTTCTTTAGTGAATGCATGCGTTTaagtaagaaaaattaaaatttcacttttcactaaaattatatttcacttttctctcacttctgttATTTCTCACACGCTCATAGGCTCAAAACAATTATACAACTGGATCAAATGAGTGAAAGCAATAGAtacacactctaaaaaaaaaggttaatcgGCGGTTCTTTGGGGAGGTTTAAGTGCTACAGAGCAGTGGTCCCCAACCTTTTTAGCACCAAGGACCGGTTTAATGTCAGACAAAAGTTTCACGGACCGGGCTTTATGGTGTGAtggataaatacaaaataaaatgatacgactggcataaaaactgtggtatattgtaaatataataataaacatgaatccactgtgtattcgtttaaaactttatttagcaGCGTCCTTTTAACATCGTGCCAACAACATAACATGGATAACATCCTCTCTGCCCACTAACCcacttttttttcactgattATGGTCACTATGGTGACGTTTAAACATGCCTAAAAAATAAGATGCACCACAAAAAAACGAATATAAAATCCATGAAAAAAACAAAGAGCATATggcctttttccaaaataaaagatcgtTATGGCTCAGCACACTTCCACCTCCTTgttatttgttttgcaaaaatcCACCGCTCACGGCTCTTCTGGTCCAGTCAGCGCAAGGCTGTGCcacagtgttgttttgtgttgagcgagtacatcatgaatccattttccaaaccgtgtttttgtcttatcctgaatcactacggtacacttttaataagtgtttatattcagactattttagtctGGTTGGGGTCGGCAACTCTACAGAGTAGCACAGTACCTGCGTGACTCGCaatagatgtaaacagagagaagtagctccggctacaatgttcttccgccagACGCGAGTGcaaaaagttaccaactgcagctttaatgtaaattatttattccttcttGTGCGGCCCGGTACCAAATGACACACGGACCGGTACCGGTCTGCGGCCCGGGGGTTGGGGACCACTGCTATATAGCACCACCTTATAAAGAACCTGTTAATCCCCTGCATGGTTCTTCAGTGGTTCTTCAGCGGTTCTTTGGGGTGGTTAAGGTGCTATATAGTATCGCTGCTGTACATAAAGAagcctttttttttactgtgtttgcACTTGGATGGGATTAATGgagaacaaattaaattaaacttttactaATTGTACCTAAGATTttaacttataatatatatatatatatataaacacacacacacaaacagaccgacacaatatttatttaatgaacatacacaaaataaaatgtctcTGTAACTCATTTACACATACCTTATAAAAGCTCTGGTCTTGAATTatccacaatgttttttttcttgtttttttgttttcgcAAATTTaccaattaaaattttttttacaaatgtttttttagtgaattgttagTATTTAGAAAAAAGTTAGCCTTttttggaaagtatgttaatttactgtacatgtactcaatacttggtatgggctccttttgctttaattactgccacAATTCGTggaatggaggtgatcagtttgtggtacTTCTGAGGTGGTATAGAAGCCCAATATACCACCAGAAAATACTCCAGAAATTATCTAcagggttcaggtctggtgggtttgctggccagtcaagcacaccaacaccatggtcatttaaccaactttttgtgcttttggcagtgtgggcaggtgccaaatcctgctggaaaatgaaatcagcatcttcaaaaagctggtctgCAGAAGGAAAcaaaaagtgctccaaaatttcttggtaaacgggtgcagtggctttggtttccaaaaaaggCCAATGGACCaataccagcagatgacattgcaccccaaataatcacagactgtggaaacttcaagtacttcaagcaacttgggctatgagcttatccacccttcctccagactctaggaccttggtttccaaatgaaatacaaaacttgctctcatctgaaaagaggactttggaccactgggcaacagtccagttattcTTCTCcctagcccaggtaagacacctctgacgttgtctaTGGTTCAAGAGAGGCTTAAAGGTACAAtgtgtaagatatttgcagtaaaatgtcCAAAAACCACTACgctagttttatatattttgtccagctgattactaacaatatctctaatgtttttaaCTACTTgtaaattcccattctaaacagtgacacagggcagtgcagtcgtctgtcaatgatgttagttaccctttgttaccgcctttactgacgtagaaaccacatgacaacagagttgtggacaaatgcggaagtagtgtcaagcgtccagcaaaccactagcttgctttaagcagttccttatttactacTTCTTGaatgttttatggtggattgtgttacttatttatggaacataattgctgtttaccgtctgccgctggttctgtcaacAAGGACAGCTCCTGTaaacttgtgttttactcgacagatgagttgttttgattcgtatctttacagaaaacgtatgctattataacaacCAACAACATTAGTATTATGCGGCATACAGGTCAAACGCAgggcatcgcatctctagactcgcgcgaggacgcgtctgatccatagtctaatcacgtctttgcattgactttgtatgtaatctactcacgcaAATCATTGAACTCGCATTTGAAAATTCTGACATCaagcacaacatttataaaactttacctcatccgttaaatccatgatttatatttctgtctgattgatggccgtcagcggttgagtagaagacaacaaatcccatcatccaACGCACCTttttagcgtcatcaaaccacacgattgttattgttttaatagaGCGCTCCTCTCGTGGcgggtcctacaacctgtacatttaacaagaggaatatgacaactgtagccaaattccttgacatgtctgtatgctttgaccccagcctcagtccattctttgtgaagttcacttaaattcttgaatcgattttgcttgaggttgtggttctcttggttggttgtgcatctttttcttccccaCTTTCTCCTtcaactcaactttctgttaacatgctctgatacagcactctgtgaacagccagcttttttggcagtgaatgtttgtggtttgccctccttgtgaagggtgtcaacgATTGTCTTTtgaacaactgtcagatcagcagtcttccccatgattgtgtaggctagtgaaccaaactgagagaccattttgaaggctttgcaggtgttttgagttgattagctgattggcatgtcaccatattttaatttgttgaacaCACGTTGAAGGTGTCACTTATGCCAACCTGTGTCTATGTGTTCCCGAGAGCTGATTTTTCAGGGGATTTCATTCTTACCATTCTAAAATAGATTAGCTATTTATCACTGATGGCAAAATTccttgattaaaataatttataagtgGCGTTTATAACATACCAAAATACATTTGCATCATTGATGATTGTTGGCTATATAAAATATTAGGAAACAggataaaaatgtattatgaagAATTCATTAGGATGTTTTATTTGTCTTACTGACTGCCctactgtttttacattttattatatttatatttttattatacatctgtatctgttatatttacatgtatatttatttacgtGTCTGTGATTATATTGCTCTGTCATCTTTTGAGAACTCAAATAAAGTATTCTTAAAATCTTAAATCTAAGTTGAACTTTGAGTTTCGGGGCCTTTTTTTCCATCAGTGGTCCCTAGCCCCTATTAATTTATAGCTCTCTGTACAGAAGTTTTATTCCCCACCCATTACTTCATCTCATCATCAACAATATACAGCTAACACGGTGCTGACGTCTATGCTGTGTTCTTATGGTTCGATCTCGCTTTTAATGAATCGAACCTCCGGTTCCATACGAACTCTGGACGCGCCCAGCTGATCCCGCGATCCGCCCACATCTCTGCAACGCCACCCTCCATTTGCTAAACCTTCCGAGGATGCATTTTATGGGCTGATCCTACGCATGCGCACATCTGATAGTTTTGTTTGAAGGAGTTCTCTCGTAGCCAGAGAAGACTCGACTGAATTTGTCCGGAAAGAGTAGCTCTCCACAAGGTTGCCAACTACCATCCAATTTTAAAGGAACCTATGAGTGAAAAGCACCTCTTTTTAAGCCGCAGTTCTCCTCGAAAAGGCGCATAGCTGCTTGATGCATTACTATCATCATGTTAGGGCATTATCCAAACGTGGAAAAAGCGCAGCTTGTCAACTACGTGGAGGATTATTTGGAATGTGTCGAGTCGCTGCCTTTGGACATTCAGAGGAATGTGTCGTTGTTACGAGAGATCGACACCAAGTATCAAGGTAAGCGAAACATTTGGTGTATGGTCCCAGCGCGATATGATGGATATTTACGTTCATTTACATCGTGTGCACTTCGCCCTGTAGACCGGCTTCGTTTCGATCCCTCACAATAACATAGAAcacatttttatgaaacatttatcaGTGCTTCCAAAGCTGTCCACGCCCGCTGTGTTTGGGTTGTATTTGGTCTTTGGCATATTCAGCTGTGTATGTTCCAGTAACACTATCCTACAACCAGTGATCAGCCATTTTGACTAGTGCATACTCTCTACTGTTGTTTAGCTGTGCTCTTTTAACGCATCGCTTTAGTTGCCATAGTATCGACGTAATGGTGCTTTCAGTCGGCGTGTGTTTTGTTCGCATGTAGCCGAAACATCCACAGCTCGATGTCGACGCCTTCGAGTTCGACTTCACACTTCGCAAATGAAGGTTACTGTTCAAAATGACTTAAATGCAACGAAAATGATTAATTTACGTTGTTATTTCAtgattgttaaaaataataataaaaaaaaccctaCCGAGGAGCATACGCTTGGGCAGGTAGGCAGCTCGTATGTTTTTGTTACACAGCGGCAGGGGTAGCACTAGAGCAACCCTAGCATGCGAACAGCAAACAATCGACTGTAGTATGTTAAAATGTGGCTTTGTAAAATCTATTGGGCGTGCACAAGCTGCCTCCCTTAATTTTCTAACATTTTGATTGGAAGTATGCGTCACCTCCTCACTTTCTCTGCTTTCTGTGCCACTCAGAGGTCCTCAAGGAGGTGGATGAGATCTATGAAAAGTACAAAACGGAGACTGACAGCGGGCAGCGCAAGCGACTGCAGATTCAATTGCAGCGGGCACTCATCAGCAGTCAGGAGCTGGGAGATGAGAAGATCCATGTGGTCACACAGATGATGGAGGTGGTGGAGAACCGCTCGCGTCAGATCGAGGCCCACTCGCCTTGTTTCTTGGAGCCGGGAGACGCCGAGCGACCTGCGGAGAAGGTGAGGCATGACCCTCCGAGCACCTCGGCAAACGTTATGCCTGAACGCTCTTCAGCGCGGCGACCAAGGCGTCAACGCAACAGCGAGAGCCGTGACACTTGTTCCAATGGAGCCCTGGAAGACCTGGGCGAGGAGCCTCCGCCGCAGCCCCGTGAGAAGAAGTCCAAGTCGGCGAAGAAGAAGAAGCGCTCCAAGGCCAAGCAAGAGCGAGAAGCATCACCGGTGGAGTTCACCATCGATCCCAATGAGCCCACCTACTGCCTCTGTGAACAGGTGTCCTATGGGGAGATGATTGGCTGCGACAATGAGCAGTGTCCTATTGAGTGGTTCCATTTTTCCTGTGTTGGACTGACCTACAAGCCCAAGGGGAAATGGTATTGCCCAAAATGCAGGGGTGACAGTGAAAAGACTATGGAAAAAAGTGCAGACAGGGCCAAGAAGGATAGGCGGTCCAGGTAGTGCCTTACAGGAGATGCGCTAGATTGTTTAAGTGAAAATATGCCTTTGTGGGGATTGGCGATTTTTGTTTAACTTATGTTGAAAGGTTCTCCTCATGCACTTAGCTGAAAAGTTTCCAAACAGGTGCTGTTGTTGCTTTTGCATTTGGAAACGATCAACAGACGTAATTAACCCTGGCAACACAGATGTTTAAGATACTGCCATTAATGTCAATAATACAACGAAGAGTTCTTTTTCTAggctttttattttctctcttaaTTGTTGATTTCGGTAAGCCTCTAGAGTTTATACATGTTGGAGGTCACCCGTTCTTGGGTAGTACATGGTGTTAAAAAATGGGGGAAGTGATCAAAAAGCACAGGGTTTGATGAACATTGTCAACACCTTTTATTAGCATTTCTTGTTCTTTTGTTCcacattttagaaaatatatatatgaaaacacacCTCTGAAATGTCTTCCAGTGAGAGAACAAATTCATTTTCTTTGTTACTGTTTTGgagtgatgtttttttatttttatttttttgttaaaaattctTTTAAGTTTcatctatttaaataaatcagtgcTTGTTACGTCTCTAATCTGCTTGTTGTTTGTGTCACATGGgtaatatatacactaccaggcAAATGCATGGACACAAATCTTTGCATATAAAGGCTTGTTCTTGTTTTTAGTATAAATCATGCCTATGCATGAATTTCTTTACAAAACCCAAAGGttttttcctttctttatttcttaaactttttttcttcataCTGAAGGGGAAGCAGCCACCAAGTGTGCAGCATACATGATTTGAAGAAGCTAAAAGCAGGGTTTCTGGGGGTCCCTAAATAGCTAATTTAAGGCCTTTAAAAATCTTAACTGGTGCAAGtaagtcttaattatgatttaaaGAGGTTTTAAATTTAGGGACGGGCAGACAAGAATTGCGATTATGGCTTAATTTatgattaaacttcaaaaggctatgATTTAATTGATAAAATGTGAGCACTGCACTGCTTTGTGTACTACCATTATCAAGGAAACCACTGTATTTATGCCGTTTAATATACGTCTCCtgagaatgaatgtgcattttctaTGAGCTCGTCCACTGTTTTagttcagaccaatgtgaaaatcaGTCCACGCAGAGTtgtaaatgtgaactggtggatcgATAAAAagacaatgcattataaaaatctaaacaataaaaaaagatataattaaatgattagtaattattaaaattaatacaataatttataCTTTTGACTTCTTTTCTTAGAAATGGTTTAAAGAtctgaactgtaaaaaaaaacacgtaacattttttaaagccattttataGTTAAATTTGTTGCCATATACATTGAATATGTTATCATAGACATTGCCCTACCTCGCTCAtatggtattcattttatttgtacaggtcttaaaaagtcttaaatttgagcttAGAAAACTGCAGATAACCTGTAAAAGActaaagttttaaattaaaattttatttgcattatttcattgttttgtttgtaCTAGTCTTAAATGTGGAAAATGGTACATATAAAGAATGAGTATTGGTGTCCAAGATACAGTGATAAATGGTGTATAAGATACAGTGGTATTTTGACTTATGCTAGAACAGAGTagaattttgttaattttgtttatatttcactCTGTGAAagcccaataataataaaaaatcttaacaacgtaaagaaaataaaaaagttattgtgACTCAAAGTTTTTGCTGTGTTGAGGTAAGTTTAAACTGTGATATTTTACAGCTTTATCATGAGGTGTTCTTAGAAATATCTCTATTTGAATGGGATATAATTCAATGAAAAATtgcatacattatatattttcagcGGTCAGACATATATAGAAAAATCTGAATTTAGAAGCATACCCTTGTGAAACTGCCCAGGAAACACATGGTAGCACTGACCACATCAAATCATACAATTCTAGTCTTtgacaatataaataaaagtctTGCTTGCCAGCAGATGTCACCATAAAAGCACAAGTGATTCACAACTGGTTTTGCCTCAGAGCTCAGAtttaacttttttcaaaaaaaaaaaaaagtgcttttaatTACAGCTCATTTTACAGTTGTCTGCTGGAAGAAATCGCAttctctgaagaaaaaaaaaacagggttaaAGTGCATCATATATAGAGTAAAACTACAAAACATTAGGCCGTTAGGTCACCAGTTAATTTAAGCATTGCAAATGTTGATCATTagttttcaatatatatttattctgggTTACAAAGTATTCAGGATTTGTTAACTTGGAATTTCAAATGATGTAAGAATTCAGCTGTCAGTTAATAAGTATCTAGTGTGAAATGCAATTAATTTCCATTGTCATCAATACTGCAGTTACCTGGGTTTGAAGGAGCGTGTGAAGAAATACCTTTTTATCCAAACAATTGCAACCCTGGGTCAGGATTTGAAAAGGTTCAGTCTTGTTCTTTCTAGTCATACTCAGATAACTAAACAAGAGGAAACACTCTGGGAACTTGGGAACCGAAAGCTGACACCAAAGCTTGCGTGCCCTTATCTGTATAGAAGTTATTTGATCAAGGCCTTAGAGAAATGAACCTCACACAAATGCAAACAAGGCCAAATTCTTAACAATCCACAATCTCACACTGCCTacctcaaaaaaagaaagaaaaaaaggaactgATGATTTAGAAGAAATACACAACTTCCAcaatttttttaagcttttaatttaattatctatttcaactaaaattaaataatgttggcTAAgaattctttatttcttttaataaatttaatatccTACTACGTTGTGGCTGAGGAGATTCTATTCAGTGCCTTTTGAGCTTTAAAacctttgaaaaacaaaaatgaaacatcataaaaaaaagtCCATGTCAAAATTAATGGCCTTACCTATACATTTCATATAAACACTGACTAACTAACAAAATATCTACAGTATACTGTTGTGGAAAAATACATAAAGCTTAAGAAATCCATGAATTACttctggattttattttatacatatttctgataaccttttgaaaaataagtatatatttcattaaacaaGTGTCCATTTCTTATAATTTCGCTGTACATTTCTTTGTTTACTATATATAATAAAGCTCAACTTAAACTTACTGCTCAGGAAATGCATGCTGTGGGCCTACATGAATGATTTTCTTGAAGGATTGACaattaaccatgattttattAAACTACTGATTAATAACTAAATATAAGCTAAATAAATCAAGATGAATACAGATATAATAAGTAGGCCTTTGTTTTGGACCCAAAGCATTGTGTGTAGTAAAATAAAAATCGTATTTTCCCTTTTTAATCAGCCTAATATAATTTTACTCGGTTGAAATgcaacattttgacattttgcatCAAGAACTAAATGCACCGGATACAATGAATGAGCCGGTTACATAAAGTAAAACATAGGACACAGATATAGCCTGAACTTTTATCTCCTCTTTTAAGTCCACCCTATCATTTCCTTTcgtaaaaagtgttaaaatgcaTTGCACTAATCTGCGAGTGCCAGCTCTCGCTCTGCTTTCCCCGTGTTCACCTGTTGCGAGGCTCGTGCACTATACTCGCGATGTTTTGAAGGCCGCCTGTAGGTGGAGTCAGGAAAACATCTGGTGATCCGCGCGCTCTCTGTCGACACGTCCAATCTAATCCGCAGCACCGGACAGCGGGCGCAAGGCGTCAGGGATAAGACCCCGACGCCTCCGAGACGAGTCAACGGTGTGACATCAGAAAGTGTACGGTCTGTATGAACACCCCGTAACGTACAAGACCGACTGGAAGGCAACCACGGAGTGCACTAATGAAGACATAAATAAGAAGGGATGAAGTCATCTCCTGGGCTTTATGGCCAGCAAACATCACCAATGAATGCAGTGATCGATCAATCCACCGTTCAAGAGGCCTCGATGGTGGAGGAATCGGTCTCGCTTGCTCTCGGCCGTATGCGCAGAATGTCGCGGGAAAGGTGTGGAAAGAGGCAGGCTGAGATATATTAATACGGACAGACCCATTGATCATTCAGCTCAGCTCAGCTTCTTTGCCCATCAGTGCAGTGCCTGGTTAATATTGCCCACCGGACCGCTGGCATCGGGCTATGGGCGCACCGTACAGAACGCGACGTTTTAAGAGCTATTTGTttgataaataaatgacattggTGTCTCTCTCGCGTGTCATGCTGGTGGACCCTCCACCGTCACGCGCAGCGCCTCGGCTCCTGGACATAAACTGAAATACGGTGCAATGTGTTCGTTTTGGAAATTCAATAAGGTGCGCAATAAAACACCGTGTGAGTGCCGCGAAGCATCGGACAGGCTCGCAATCCGCGCCGTGGCCTGTGCGTGAAACGCGCCGAGAATGGAGAAGTTCCTTCAGATAGCGCCCCATTCCCTGGCCATAGTGCTGTCGCGGGTCAGCGTGGAGGAGGCGGCCACGGTCACGGAGAAGCTTCAGCACCATCACACCGGCTATGAGATATTCGCCGACTTCAAAGCGGAGAACATGCAGCACTTCTGGAATAAGAAAGTCACGGACGCCATATCGGAGACCTTCTTCTTGGGCTGGATAGATGAACATGTTCTGCTCATTCAAGGCAAGGAGGATCATTTGGAGGTCCTGAGGGAAGGATGGACACGGAGAGCCCTCAAACCACCGCGGGGCTTCGAGATCAAGTGCATAGGTAAGCCTGACCAAATGGTACACACAGGGACCCTTGATGGACAGCAATGGGGAAGGAAGCAGCCAAGTAGTTTTTCGAGGAATAATGTGGGAGAACGTTAGTGCCAGTGGGTGCAGAGGTTTGAAAGAAATGTGAAAATCTTCTCCATATTGAagatgcagaaaattcagtgtGAGGTTCTTATGTGGTCCAGTTTATCTGTTTGAATCTACAAGGCAGATGTTTTAAGAAGAATGCAAAAATGTAGAATTAAAAATGGATTAAGTTACCTTGCCATGTGAGAAAatgattttactgtaaaaaaagtgttttgggtagtgtaaaaataaataaataaatgtacatataatacAATGTacatataattacaaataaatatttaaacaaggcATATCTTATAGGCCTATAtttaggggtggcacggttcaacgTTTTTATGGTTTGGTTTTTTGTTTcatggttttagagtcacggGACAATCCCTTTTTAAATCTGACAACTTTGGACAAATGTATGTGGCAACAGAAATTTGCAGATTTATTTTAAAGCCATAGGCTCCACAAAGTCCTTATTGCTTTTAAATATAAGGCCAAGGGCCAAAGAtacattaaaaggatagttcacccaaaaatgaaaatgttatgtttatctgcttacccacagtgcatccaagatgtaggtgactttgtttcttcagtagaacacaaactgagattttttttactcaaaacgTTGCAGTCTTTCAGTAAgataatggaagtggatgggaatcaccaCTTTGAgagtccgaaaaaaaaaaaaaacatacacaaacaaaaccaaattaatgtCCTAACTGTCCTGAGCGTGTTCTCAATAGCCGATGTTCTGTCGATTTgtgctaccctgtcagattttccattaaaacattgggtagtacaattcgacaACGAAAAATGCAACCTGTAAAATGATGGTTTATTAAAATCTACACCTACCACAAgtctaaacctacccttacagtaatgcaaatacagtaattatgtgttatatttgtGGTTGAAGCTATGAAgtatacagctacaggaaaccaataatcttttttttttcttctacataTTAAAAGCCTAAACCTTGCCCTTACgttaatgcagatacattaaatattgttgtttagcatgagaaaaaaGATGCAATATTGATCTGCACATGTGCAGTAAACCCTGACAtcatcttcttcttgctttatgggggatcgcagacttataagtgcattaccaccatcTATCTGTCAAATGGGCTATTggcactctatctacaatctcaattaggagtgtcaatggtccttTTGACAGATAGCTGGCTGTAATGctcttataagtctgtgatctgccataaagcaagaagaagaagaggccCCACGAGCAGGCTAGTGGTGGAAATTTttattctttcaagagattcgtcCACTTTCAGTTCGTTCAACAAAATTATTCGTTCAGATtcgttcactgattcattcagtgacCATTTCATCATATTACATAAATACtcagcaggtggcaaaaaagtGTTAAGTCAACAAAGGTATTTACTTGTGGCAAAAAACTATTTAGCTTTAATGAAATGTGTGAATAATCTacttattaaagaaataaattataaataagttGTTCACATGAATAAAGCACAAGGTTTTTAAATTTGGATTTATGTTCCGTATGctcaatatgaataaaaaaagcgGATGTGCACAGTAACTGCGCTTTGCATCTGCTTTCTGCTGATTGTTGATCGAGATCGACATGCTAAATGGCCGACTGAACCGGTACACTCTTATTCATTTAGTTCACAAAGGAGATATGTACCACTTCATTCATCTAATTAATTTCATTCATGAACAACATGTAGGGTACAATTTGTCATTTAGTTCACGAATGGGAAGATCTTTTGATCTCGTTCAGACTCTAATGAAACTCGTTCAGTGAGGGGCGTATTCATTCACTACATTCGACAAATCACATCTCATAGTTGAAGGCTATTGGCTCAAGATTAAGTCATTAGTCATTAACAGATTTAGTTAGCTATCTGGTTCACTGATCTacgcatgcgctgctaatagcgccgccctgctgtggagggaggaatttCAGTGAACAAGAAATGAGTCAATGGATTACGTGAACTAGAACGAtttgttcacctaaaagatttgttcaataAGAACGAGTCATTCACGAACGTAACATTACTAGCGCAGGCTGAAGAAGACGCGAACACACTCAGGA from Carassius auratus strain Wakin chromosome 1, ASM336829v1, whole genome shotgun sequence includes these protein-coding regions:
- the LOC113078770 gene encoding inhibitor of growth protein 2-like isoform X1 is translated as MLGHYPNVEKAQLVNYVEDYLECVESLPLDIQRNVSLLREIDTKYQEVLKEVDEIYEKYKTETDSGQRKRLQIQLQRALISSQELGDEKIHVVTQMMEVVENRSRQIEAHSPCFLEPGDAERPAEKVRHDPPSTSANVMPERSSARRPRRQRNSESRDTCSNGALEDLGEEPPPQPREKKSKSAKKKKRSKAKQEREASPVEFTIDPNEPTYCLCEQVSYGEMIGCDNEQCPIEWFHFSCVGLTYKPKGKWYCPKCRGDSEKTMEKSADRAKKDRRSR
- the LOC113078770 gene encoding inhibitor of growth protein 2-like isoform X2, yielding MSTPSSSTSHFANEEVLKEVDEIYEKYKTETDSGQRKRLQIQLQRALISSQELGDEKIHVVTQMMEVVENRSRQIEAHSPCFLEPGDAERPAEKVRHDPPSTSANVMPERSSARRPRRQRNSESRDTCSNGALEDLGEEPPPQPREKKSKSAKKKKRSKAKQEREASPVEFTIDPNEPTYCLCEQVSYGEMIGCDNEQCPIEWFHFSCVGLTYKPKGKWYCPKCRGDSEKTMEKSADRAKKDRRSR